The Hyphomicrobium sp. 99 genome contains the following window.
TCCCGGGGGTAGCGGTATGAGCCATTCTAGCGGGAGCGCCAGTCGCTCAAGCGGAACGGAACATGGCGCGGGCATGGGCCATAGTTCGCATGGTATGGCAGGCAACTGGAATGGCGGCGATCGTGGCCACGGCAGTCATCGGCGCGGTGGCAGAGGCTACGGATTTGGCTACGGCTCCGGCGTTTACATTGGTGACGATTCCGATGACGACCGGGATTGCTATTACCGGCACCACCGTCGCGTCTGTCGCGATTAAGCAAGTTTTGACACCATGTTGGCCCCAGCCCTATTGCATTGGGGCCAACAGCAGGCTCTTGTCAGAACGATAGTATTCTGCCGAGTGATGGCTTTCGCACCGCGAGCCTCCGGCCCTTGAGGGCCATACGATGGCTTCTGTTACCTCTCAGCACGTTGAAGCAGCCAGCACTCTCGCTGTCATCGCTTCATCTAACGAGCCGCTGCTATTCCTTTCTGCCGATCTGAACGTAATCGCTGCGAGCGCATCGTTCTGCCGGACATTTCAGATTGATGCCGCCGGCATTCCTGGTCGGAAGCTTTCCGAGATCGGCGGTGGCGAGTGGGCAATGCCCCAACTCCATTCTCTGCTGATGGCAACCGCAGGGGGGACAACCCCAATCGAGGGCTACGAACTCGAGCTCACCTTGATGGGCCAAAAGCCTCGAAGCTTGGTGTTAAATGCTCGCAAGCTCGACGATGGAGACAACGACCGTGTTCGGCTCCTTCTGGCGATATCTGACGTAACAGCCGCTCGTGCAGAGTCTCGGGAAAAAGATGATCTCATCCGAGAGAAGGCGATTCTTCTCCAGGAAATCCAGCACCGCGTCGCCAACAGTCTCCAGATCATCGCCAGCGTGTTGATGCAGAGCGCTCGCAAGGTGCAGTCCGAGGAAGCGAGGGGACATCTTCAAGACGCGCACCATCGCGTCATGTCGATCGCCGAAGTTCAGCGTCACCTCGCGGCGTCGAGCCTCGGAGACGTGTCGCTTCGACCCTATTTCGTCCAACTTTGCGAAAGCCTTGGTGCATCGATGATCCAAGACCCCAACCGTCTGTCGATCGTGGCGACCATCGATGACAGTGTCGTCAATGCAAATACGTCGGTGAGCTTTGGTCTAATCATCACCGAACTGGTGATCAATGCTCTTAAACACGCCTTCCCAGGCAACCGGCACGGCAAGATTAGCGTCGATTTCCGGTCCGATGGAGCGAAATGGGCTCTATCCGTCGTGGATGACGGGATTGGCATGGCGACGGGTTCCGACAAAGCCAAGCCGGGGCTCGGTACAGGAATCGTCGAGGCGCTCGCCAAACAGCTCGGCGGCAAAATTATCGTGCGCGATGCAAAACCTGGAACCTCGGTTCGTATTGTTTACGACGAGCTGGTCGCCAAACGGAGGGAGGCACTGCCGACTGCTTAGCAGAGGCTCCCCTGCTTCACATTACGCTCAGCGATTGAGTATCAGCTTCGTCCTCACCGGATAATATATGCCAATTCATAAGAACGTTGTTTTGGTGGTCGAGGATCACCCGATTACTCGAAACGCTGCTCTCGAATTTCTGGAAACCGCTGGTTTTGAGGTGATCGAGGCGAGTAGCGCGGACGAAGCTATTCGGGTTCTCGAAGCGCGCCCCGAAATCCATCTTGTGTTCACCGACGTCGAGATGCCTGGTTCGATTGATGGCTTAAAACTATCTCATTACATCAGCGATCGATGGTCGCCGATTAAGTTGATCGTGGTATCGGGCCGGACCCTCGTTGAGCAGGGCCACATGCCGGTCGGGGCTAGATTTTTCCCTAAGCCCTATAACGAGGACGCAATAATCGAAGCTGTGCGCAGCATGCTTTCGGAAGCGGATTAACTTCCGGGCCATCATTGGCTATCTTGGCTGCCGATATCTGATGCAATCGCCGAAAAGAAACGATCAGCAGCGTCGTTGAGTTCGCGGTCGGTCGAGCCCTCCGCTGTCCGGCCATGAAAGTACTTTTTAACCTCCTCACCAAAACTGAGAATGTCCGTCGCGCCCTTGCCTGCTTCGAGCATGCGGTCGCGCACCATGAGGCCCACGACGCGCTCAAGAATGGTCACTCTCGCGACCAGCTGAGCGCGTTGATGACGGGTAGAGTTGGGCATTGAAGTACCTCCATCTATTCCAAGTATAATATCGCCAATCGAGTCATCGATGCCATTTCGGTCCAGCCATTGGGAGCCGTCGGAATGACACCTCCACTCGCATCATCGCTGCAGCAAAAGCCAACGAGCCGCTCGTCGGCCCGAGCCGCTGTAAGTGCCCGCGCTATCCGCCGGGTGATTCCAGCAGCAATAGCAAACGCCCCGATAGCGAAACGCGTCAGCGCGCACCCATCAGGTCACAATTTTGCATCAATCGTCGCTGTGCGGCATAATGCAAATCCGTATGCTCCACATTTGCGAGGGCCGGGCTTTAAGAAGCTCTGAAATCTTGACCGAGATCAAATTATTCGATGGCTGACGATCTAAATTTGAGGCGTGAGCGGTCGTATCGACGGCAATATTTTTGCAAAATTCCATTTAAACGGACGCCGGTGTGATCGCTCGCAATAGGAGAGCTGGCATGCGCGCGCGTCGATTCCGAGCGCGTGCCCCTCCTCCGGGACCTGAGAGGATTAGCACCCCAGTTGATCGAAGAGTTGCCCTGACCTTATGGGAGAAATTCAAAAACAAACGCGCGACTATCTCAGGGCTCTTTACGGGCTCGGAAAGCCTTCCGTCGAAATTCTTCCAGTTCACCGCCGTTCTGGCTTTCGCTCGCTTAAACAGGTGGATCGTTGAGGGCCCAGAAGGCGGCCACGGACTTTCGCCACTCGGTGTTAAGGAGATCGGCGGTTGATACCCGAAATTCCTTTTGACGAGGTTATCAAGCTCAGGACAATTGCGAGAAGAACGGCCGCAAATGATAAGTCGACGCGCGCCGAGAGGGCGCCATGATGCCCATTCACATCTCAGGCGACCATCTTAGTAGTCGACACTAATCACGGCAGCGTTCGACGGTGTTGAAGAAAGAAGCGCAACATTTCCTTTGAGGCATCCGGACCATCTTGGCTGGTGAATGAGCCTGCTGGACTGCCACCGGACCAGGAATGCCCGGCGCCGTGGAGCTCCCACAATTCAAGGATGCTGAGCCCAGATGCGTCGCGATGCACAGCATGCGAAAAACTATATCCTTGAGATGAAGTCTTCCGCTCGGTCCGCATCCGGAAATTCGCGTCTCCAGCGACTCGAGCAATTACTTTCGCGCCGTTGGAAGGGTGGACCGTTGCGTCCCTGTCGCCGTGGAAAACTATCGTGGGCTTCGCCGCAGCAGGGGCACCACTGCCCGTATTCCCTCCTCCTCCGCGCATCGCGTTGAACGCCGACGCGACATCGTTGGCTGAGCCACAGGCGAGTCCCGAATGCACGCCAACGGCTGCATAGAGGTCCGGATAAGCTTCTCCCATAATCGCAGCGGCAGCGCCCCCCGCTGATAACCCGGCCACATAAATACGCGCCTGATCGATGCCGTGCTCCTCAACGACCTGTCGCGTGATTCCGGCGATCAACGATGGTTCACCTTTCCCGCGTGCCTGATCGGCTGACCTGAACCAGTTCCAACATTTCGAAGCGTTCGCGGCTTGCGGCTGTTCGGGGTACACGACGAAACACCCGTGCTCTTCGGCCACGAAGTTCATGCGGGTACCCGCAGCAAAGTCATCCGCCGACTGCGTGCACCCGTGCAGCATCACGATTAACGGCCTTGGTCCGGCAGCGCAAATGGTTGGAATATAAAGTTTGTACGAACGCGCTCCTTCCGCGTTTGAAAACGAACCACTGACGTAGCGCCCTCCTTCGGGCGCGATGTCGGCTGTGTGCAGCGCGTGACGCCGTGCCCCTGGCAGGTTTGCGCCATCGAAGGACCCGAGAAGTTGCGGGATAGCGGCCGAAAGCTTTGTCGGGCGTATCTGGTCGGAGACGATCTCGCCGTCGATTGTTCCCTCGGCAGACGTTGTGCCCGTTGTCGGACTCATCGTGGCGGCTTGCAGCAACGCGAGCGCATCGCTTAAGCGACCCGCCCGGGTAAGACGTGCGGCTTCGTGCATTTTTTCAAGATCGAGAGTCTTCATATTGAGAGGGTTCCGTTTTGTTGCCGCGTAAAGCCGCGTAAGCGGTGCCTATGGGCGTTCGACTATCGGATGCGGTCGGCCAGAGCGGCTTTGACTTCCGCGCTTGCGTGGAGCGTGCCAAGTACCGTGAGCGATGCGATCGTCGCGCGTGCTAACTTGGGCGAAACGTCGGGTGCGATGGTAAGAAGCCCGAGCACTCGGAGATCAAGTTGCTGGCCGGCCGCACGCGCGGCCTCAAGCTCCTGGCGGTCGAGCCGTCGTAACCCGAGATCAAGCGATTGCCGCCTCACGGCTTTGTTGACGACCTCGGCGTGCCGCTCGATCTGGTTGCGAATGGCGCTGCGTATGAAATCGGTTCTGTTTGAATAGAAACCTTCCTCGACCAGTAGATCGATCTGCCCGAGATCCACGTAGCCAAGATTGATTGTGATCTTCTCTGAATCGGGGCCCCGCGGCCTTAACTCGCGGACATTATCTTTCGCCATATTCAGCCATCCAAACACCATCCGTATGGATGGCAGATGGGATCGCGCTGGCGACTTTCAAGCGGAAACCTGAAACTTCATGAGCGAGGTGGCCGGTTCGGCGGTAGATCAGCACCGCCTTGGTTCGGCGTAGCGAGTGTGTGCCGAACTTCGCTGGAGCGAGACCGATGCTAGCCACTCAGTCCTGCACGAGCCGCGCGTACTGGCGAGTGGTTAGTCGACGGTCGGTATTGCCTCGGTCGGCGAACAGAAACTGTCCTGTCTTCCTATCCCTCAGTCTCAGATACTGGTCGATCGCCTGTCGTGTCTGGTCGGTCAGCTCGAACCGCACCGGCCGACCTGTCTTTTTCTGACGAATCGTGGCGCGGTCCATCGCGTAGCCGCTCGGAGCCACGTCATCGACGCGGACGGCGACAACGTCACAGCCCCGCAGCTTGCTGTCGATCGCCAAATTGAACAGGGCAAGATCGCGTGTCTTGCCCTGCATCTGAAGTTTTGTCCGGATCGACCAGACATGGCTCGGCCTGAGCGGCGGCTTTGCGCCAATCAGCTTGCCCTCGTTCCAAGGTGTCCGGGTAAGATCTCTTCGCGCTCGATCGTCATACCCGGCTTAACATCCGCGAATACCGTCGGCTTGACGTAGTATCCGCTGTTGAATTCCTCCGGGCGGCCAAGTCCGCCGCAAAGAAGGCGGGCTCCTTCGTCGACACTTTCAACTTCGAACAAAACTGGCGTCGTCCCAACCGGCGTTAACCGCTCGATCTTTAACTCGCCCTGCTCTCCGAGAACATGCTTATGAAGCTCGTCGAAGTCAGAGCACCATACCGTCTCGATATCCCGATCTTTTGAGCGATCGTTGGCGCTTGCTTCAGAGCCAAACCGCGCGGGCCGGAACTGCAACTGTTCGGCCCCCCTCACTTCGACACCCATCTCAGGGTTCGCGGCACGGCGCATCACCAACCGGCCATCTTTGACCCAAGCTGTTTCCATGTCCTCGCGTGCTTCGTAGCCCAGGTCTGCGAGCGTCTTTAAAATGGCGCGGCGCTTCGCTGCCAATGCTCTTCCCTTCCGCTCGGCGTCAGTGACGTCCGCCACACGTTTCGAAAGCGACGCCGCCGTCGAGGCATCTTCACGCCGCAAGGCATCCCGTACTTCCGCGACCAACGGCGTGGCCGCCGGAAGGCCTCCAGTTCGGCCACCTTTGTTTCAAGAGCAGAGAGTGCCTTGACCTCATCTCGGCGCTTTTGGATTGCCGCAGAAATCTCAAGCTGGAGGGTATCGGCCACCATCCGTTGCTTGGCTTCTGAGGTCTCGCCGGACACAGCAGCTGCCGCACTGATAGGGCCTCGGCGGCCTTGTCGCCGCCCAACATGCGCAGCTCCGCGAGCGCAGCATCCAGGCTGCGCGCACAGTCCTCAGAAGCCGAGGGCTGCTTGTTGAGCCAGCTGGCGAAGCTGGTGACTTCTACGCCGCCTCTCAGCTTGTCCGCCAGCGCCCGCTGTTCGTCGGTTAAGCCTGCATCCGGTTTACTTTGCGGCAAACCGGCCAGCACTTGCTGTATGATCAGCGGCCACTGGTAGTCAGCGCAGATAACTGTTGCCCTGGTCGACTAACACTTTCTCCACGCAAGAGACGCTCGACCGCCGTCATCTTACTTTCAGGGGCGCGTTATCTCCGCCCAGCAGTGCGCCAGGGAAGAATGTTGGCTCTTCAGCTTCGATGGTGACGGCTGGAGGGCCAGTGGCTAGGACCTTGTCAATCCATCCGCTCCGGGCGGGTAGGGTGACAGAAAGCGTCATGTCGAGTTTCAAGGCAGGCTCAATGAGATTTTTCCCGCTCGAGCCCGAACGATAAAACAATATCGTGCCGGTGAAGGCGCTGCGGCCCGACACGGAAATCGGGGCAAATGGAGTTTTCGGACGCTTCAGGCGCTCCGCAACGTCCTCTCGGCTTCCGAAATACTGAGCGTCAGCCACATAGCTGCTCTTGAATTTTTCTATTTGCCCCGTGGCAAGGGCTCTTCGCTTCAAAATTATCATTGGGATCGTCGGCAAGTCATCGATCGCAAAAAAATTTTGGTTTGATCGAAATTAAATGATTTTGTCGTCGCAGAGCGGATGTGACAGAGCCTGGAACCAGATGCGGGCAGGATTCGGCAGACCCCCGCCGGATCCTGTCCGCCCGGGGGAGGTGTTCGTCGAACCCACATGTCACCATCCATAAACGCGACCCGCTGGCACCATCATCTTTTGTTGTTTGACTCCCACCGGCTCATCTTTTCCTTAAGCAGTTATCTTGCTTGTGTTTTGACGCTCGGGATCGCGTTCGCGGCCAGCCTCCCGCGGCCGTGGTGGGCGATTTTGACCGTGTACGTCACGGCGCAGCCCATGTCCGGTGCGCTGCGCCCAAAGGCGTTGTATCGACTGATCGGGATTATTCTCGGCGCGCTCGTTGCCATCGTCCTCGTTCCCAATCTTCAAAATTCTCCGGAGTTGTTGGTTCTCTGCCTCTCGGCATGGACCGGGTTGTGCATCTATCTTGCCGTCCTCGACCGCACCCCCCGTGCCTTCCTGTTTCAAATGGCCGGCTTTAGCGCGGCCGTTGCCAGCTTTCCCTATCTCGATGATCCCGGGAATATTTTTACGACGACCATATCCCGCGTCGAAGAAATGACTGTCGCAATCGCGATGGTGACGCTCGTGCATAGCGTGATCCGGCCGTGGAATGTCCAGGAAATCATCTATTTCCGCGCGAAACGCTTTCTCGTCGATGCGATCGCGTGGGCCGATGGCGCTATCGACTTGCGCCATAGGAATCTTACGTACGCCCACCGCCAACGCGTCGCCTCCGACGTGACGGAACTCGGAGTAATCGCGATCCACTTGCCATACGACATGAGGGGCGCTGCCGGTGCCCGTGGCATGGTTCATGGTCTGCAACAGCGGCTTGCGGCGCTTATTCCGTTGGCTTCCGCTATAGCCCAGCGCCTCGACCTCTTAGACAAGAAAGAAATCGACCCTGAGCTCTCTCGTCTGATCGATGATACGCGGACATGGTTGCGGGAATGCGCGGACGCGCCGACCAACAAGTTGGAAGGCATGGCGGCGCGTCTTGCAGCGCGCGCGCGATCCTTATCGCATAAGAGCAGCGAGGAAAGGCGTTGGCAGGCGCTGATCGTCGCGAGCCTCGCCGAACGCCTCGCCGAGTTTGTCGAAACGCTGCAAGAGGCCAAGAGCCTTACAGAAGCGCTTGATCAACCGTCAATGCTCGACCCTTCTTTAGCGATAGACGAAAAGCGCCCTCCAATTGCGCGCGATCCTGTCATGGCGGCGCTTGCTGGACTCGCGATGGCGGCGGCGATCATTCTCTATTGCGCGGTCTGGATACTGCTGGCATGGCCGTCGGGATCGGCGACGGCGGCGTTCGCGGCCCTCGTTACTTGCTCCTTTGCGGCGCAGGAAGATCCCGCGCCGATTATCGGCCGCTATCTCTTCGCGACGCTTGTGACCTTTCCGATCGCAGCGGCCTACATGTTCGCCATATTGCCGCTCGTCGATGGCTACATGTTGCTGAGTGTAGCCCTTGCTCCGGCCTTAATCGGCATAGGGTATATTCAGGCGGACTCGGCACGATCGGCGATCGCGCTTCCGATGTTCTCCTGTCTGATAGTCGGCCTTGGTTTCGTCGATTCTTTCCAGGCCGATTTCGCCGTGTTCGCAAACACTGGCATTGCCCAAGTCATGGGCATCGTCATTACGATTGCGGTCACGCGCCTTTTTCGTTCGGTTGGCATCGAATGGACCGCGCGCCGGATCATCCGCGAGCAATGGCGTGACATCGCGGAGCTAGCCCAAGGGGCGACGGAACCTCGTCTCAAGGATTGGACCGCTCTGGCGCTCGATCGGATGGGCCAGATCGCAGCGCGCATGGCGCTCGCAAGCGAGAGCGACGCGCTTCATGCCGCCGACGGCTTAAGCGATATCCGCGTGGGTCGTAATATTCTCCACCTACGAAAGGCCGCCGCGAGTGCAAGTGCGAAGGTCAAAAACGCAATCGAGAACGTGCTTTCTGAACTCGCTCAAGTATTTCGCCAGCGCTATCGCGAAGCGAATGTGGCTCCGGCCGGCCCACAACTTCTGTGGGCGCTCGATGAGGCCATCGGCGCGATCCAAACAGCAGAGGACCGAAGCGACGTGTTGCGGCAGGCCCTCCTCGCTGCCGTCGGCATTCATTGCAATCTCTTCCCAGCGGAATCCAGGATTGAGGAGACCAAAATTCATGGTCGATGAAGTTCAAATTTTCGGCGTGTACTTTCCCGCCGCGCTCGTCTGGGCTGCTCTTGCGGCCACCTTAGCTTATGTCATACGGCCACT
Protein-coding sequences here:
- a CDS encoding PHB depolymerase family esterase translates to MKTLDLEKMHEAARLTRAGRLSDALALLQAATMSPTTGTTSAEGTIDGEIVSDQIRPTKLSAAIPQLLGSFDGANLPGARRHALHTADIAPEGGRYVSGSFSNAEGARSYKLYIPTICAAGPRPLIVMLHGCTQSADDFAAGTRMNFVAEEHGCFVVYPEQPQAANASKCWNWFRSADQARGKGEPSLIAGITRQVVEEHGIDQARIYVAGLSAGGAAAAIMGEAYPDLYAAVGVHSGLACGSANDVASAFNAMRGGGGNTGSGAPAAAKPTIVFHGDRDATVHPSNGAKVIARVAGDANFRMRTERKTSSQGYSFSHAVHRDASGLSILELWELHGAGHSWSGGSPAGSFTSQDGPDASKEMLRFFLQHRRTLP
- a CDS encoding sensor histidine kinase, whose protein sequence is MASVTSQHVEAASTLAVIASSNEPLLFLSADLNVIAASASFCRTFQIDAAGIPGRKLSEIGGGEWAMPQLHSLLMATAGGTTPIEGYELELTLMGQKPRSLVLNARKLDDGDNDRVRLLLAISDVTAARAESREKDDLIREKAILLQEIQHRVANSLQIIASVLMQSARKVQSEEARGHLQDAHHRVMSIAEVQRHLAASSLGDVSLRPYFVQLCESLGASMIQDPNRLSIVATIDDSVVNANTSVSFGLIITELVINALKHAFPGNRHGKISVDFRSDGAKWALSVVDDGIGMATGSDKAKPGLGTGIVEALAKQLGGKIIVRDAKPGTSVRIVYDELVAKRREALPTA
- a CDS encoding CopG family transcriptional regulator — protein: MAKDNVRELRPRGPDSEKITINLGYVDLGQIDLLVEEGFYSNRTDFIRSAIRNQIERHAEVVNKAVRRQSLDLGLRRLDRQELEAARAAGQQLDLRVLGLLTIAPDVSPKLARATIASLTVLGTLHASAEVKAALADRIR
- a CDS encoding response regulator, which encodes MPIHKNVVLVVEDHPITRNAALEFLETAGFEVIEASSADEAIRVLEARPEIHLVFTDVEMPGSIDGLKLSHYISDRWSPIKLIVVSGRTLVEQGHMPVGARFFPKPYNEDAIIEAVRSMLSEAD
- a CDS encoding FUSC family protein, with product MSPSINATRWHHHLLLFDSHRLIFSLSSYLACVLTLGIAFAASLPRPWWAILTVYVTAQPMSGALRPKALYRLIGIILGALVAIVLVPNLQNSPELLVLCLSAWTGLCIYLAVLDRTPRAFLFQMAGFSAAVASFPYLDDPGNIFTTTISRVEEMTVAIAMVTLVHSVIRPWNVQEIIYFRAKRFLVDAIAWADGAIDLRHRNLTYAHRQRVASDVTELGVIAIHLPYDMRGAAGARGMVHGLQQRLAALIPLASAIAQRLDLLDKKEIDPELSRLIDDTRTWLRECADAPTNKLEGMAARLAARARSLSHKSSEERRWQALIVASLAERLAEFVETLQEAKSLTEALDQPSMLDPSLAIDEKRPPIARDPVMAALAGLAMAAAIILYCAVWILLAWPSGSATAAFAALVTCSFAAQEDPAPIIGRYLFATLVTFPIAAAYMFAILPLVDGYMLLSVALAPALIGIGYIQADSARSAIALPMFSCLIVGLGFVDSFQADFAVFANTGIAQVMGIVITIAVTRLFRSVGIEWTARRIIREQWRDIAELAQGATEPRLKDWTALALDRMGQIAARMALASESDALHAADGLSDIRVGRNILHLRKAAASASAKVKNAIENVLSELAQVFRQRYREANVAPAGPQLLWALDEAIGAIQTAEDRSDVLRQALLAAVGIHCNLFPAESRIEETKIHGR